From the genome of Streptomyces sp. NBC_01341, one region includes:
- a CDS encoding HAD family hydrolase, with amino-acid sequence METIVFDIGETLVRDDRHWASWANWLGVPPHTVSALVGAAVVQGRDCTDALRILRPDMDVEEAAHARTAAGRGEHLDETDLYPDVRPALAELRAAGLRVVIAGDRSVRAGQLLRALDLPADLVVTSEEWGVDKPDREFFSRVLEVSGAAPDATLYVGDHPADDLFPAKSSGLRTAHIRRGPYGHWWADHPDVLDTADWRVDSLTELPALVGAQERRKHLVLAPRPEEPEA; translated from the coding sequence ATGGAAACGATCGTCTTCGACATCGGAGAGACCCTCGTCCGCGACGACCGCCACTGGGCCTCGTGGGCCAACTGGCTCGGGGTCCCGCCGCACACCGTCAGCGCCCTGGTGGGTGCGGCGGTCGTACAGGGCCGCGACTGCACCGACGCGCTGCGCATCCTGCGCCCCGACATGGACGTCGAAGAGGCGGCCCACGCGCGTACGGCGGCCGGGCGCGGCGAGCACCTGGACGAGACCGACCTCTACCCCGACGTCCGCCCGGCGCTCGCCGAACTGCGCGCTGCCGGTCTGCGGGTGGTGATCGCGGGGGACAGATCGGTCCGGGCCGGACAGCTGCTGCGGGCCCTGGACCTGCCGGCCGACCTGGTCGTCACGTCGGAGGAGTGGGGCGTGGACAAACCGGACCGGGAGTTCTTCTCCCGCGTGCTTGAGGTGTCGGGCGCCGCGCCGGACGCCACCTTGTACGTCGGCGACCACCCGGCCGACGACCTGTTCCCCGCGAAGTCCTCGGGGCTGCGTACGGCACACATCCGCCGCGGCCCCTACGGCCACTGGTGGGCGGACCACCCGGACGTCCTGGACACGGCGGACTGGCGCGTCGACTCCCTGACCGAACTCCCCGCCCTGGTGGGCGCCCAGGAACGGCGAAAGCACCTGGTCCTGGCCCCGCGCCCCGAGGAACCGGAGGCCTGA
- a CDS encoding peptidoglycan D,D-transpeptidase FtsI family protein, which yields MNRPLRHIAIFCGILMLALLIRTNWLQFAKSEELAGHELNRRVKITQFATPRGDIIVGGKAITGSKEVTGTDFKYQRTFKNGPMYAPVTGYASQAQGMSLLEKTYDSILSGQDERFAFRHAKDILTGEPRRGGDVITTIDPKAQEAAYKGLTDLDARGAVVALDPATGKVLALVSTPSYDPSVFAGNSFKEGDRFQALVDAKSKPLANRPLRETFPPGSTFKILTATAALEHGVVTDVDARTDAVSPYPLPLSTNKIGSEAGDAVCNKASLKTAMQYSCNNVFLDMASKLGDDKMRETAQKFGFNEDVYSEEFGDMLATKSLYPEELDKPGTALTGMGQGSLTSTPMQMAMVTAALANNGKLMQPYIVDKLEGPDLSVLEQHEPKLMSQAVSEETAKKVQEMMEFTAKEGSAQRALIDGVTVGGKTGTAQRGNDVTKEVPYGWFVSYGKNPDGRAVAVAVFIDPTAMDISRSDISGGRLGAPIARNVMKAVLGK from the coding sequence ATGAACAGACCCTTGCGCCACATAGCCATCTTCTGCGGAATCCTGATGCTGGCTCTGCTGATCCGGACCAACTGGCTCCAGTTCGCCAAGAGCGAGGAGCTGGCCGGACACGAGCTCAACCGCAGGGTGAAGATCACCCAGTTCGCGACACCGCGGGGCGACATCATCGTGGGCGGCAAGGCGATCACCGGGTCGAAGGAGGTCACGGGTACCGACTTCAAGTACCAGCGCACCTTCAAGAACGGCCCGATGTACGCCCCCGTCACCGGCTACGCGTCCCAGGCCCAGGGCATGTCACTCCTGGAAAAGACGTACGACAGCATCCTCAGCGGCCAGGACGAGCGGTTCGCCTTCCGGCACGCCAAGGACATCCTCACCGGTGAGCCCCGGCGCGGCGGAGACGTCATCACGACGATCGACCCCAAGGCGCAGGAGGCGGCCTACAAGGGGCTGACGGACCTGGACGCCCGTGGCGCGGTCGTCGCGCTCGACCCGGCCACCGGCAAGGTGCTGGCCCTGGTCTCGACGCCCTCGTACGACCCCTCGGTCTTCGCCGGCAACTCCTTCAAGGAGGGCGACAGGTTCCAGGCGCTCGTGGACGCCAAGAGCAAGCCGCTGGCGAACCGCCCGCTGCGCGAGACCTTCCCGCCCGGCTCCACCTTCAAGATCCTCACCGCCACGGCCGCCCTGGAGCACGGCGTCGTCACCGACGTCGACGCCAGGACCGACGCCGTCTCCCCGTATCCGCTGCCCCTCTCCACGAACAAGATCGGCAGCGAGGCCGGTGACGCCGTCTGCAACAAGGCCTCGCTGAAGACGGCCATGCAGTACTCCTGCAACAACGTCTTCCTCGACATGGCGTCCAAACTCGGCGACGACAAGATGCGGGAGACGGCGCAGAAGTTCGGCTTCAACGAGGATGTCTACTCGGAGGAGTTCGGCGACATGCTCGCCACCAAGAGCCTCTACCCGGAGGAGCTCGACAAGCCCGGCACGGCGCTCACCGGCATGGGGCAGGGCAGCCTCACGAGCACCCCGATGCAGATGGCGATGGTGACGGCGGCCCTCGCCAACAACGGCAAGCTGATGCAGCCCTACATCGTCGACAAGCTGGAGGGGCCGGACCTGTCCGTCCTGGAGCAGCACGAGCCGAAGCTGATGAGCCAGGCGGTCTCCGAGGAAACGGCCAAGAAGGTCCAGGAGATGATGGAGTTCACCGCCAAGGAGGGCAGCGCCCAGCGTGCCCTGATCGACGGTGTGACGGTGGGCGGCAAGACGGGTACGGCGCAGCGCGGTAACGACGTGACCAAGGAGGTGCCGTACGGCTGGTTCGTGTCGTACGGCAAGAACCCCGACGGCCGCGCCGTCGCGGTCGCGGTCTTCATCGACCCGACGGCCATGGACATCTCCCGCTCCGACATCTCCGGTGGCCGCCTCGGCGCCCCGATCGCCCGCAACGTGATGAAGGCGGTCCTGGGGAAGTAG
- a CDS encoding acetyl-CoA C-acetyltransferase, translated as MVELIPLALPQPRRVAVVGGTRIPFARSDGPYAHASNQQMLTAALDGLVDRFGLRGQRVGEFVAGAVLKHSRDFNLARETVLGSALDPRTPAYDIQQACGTGLQAVIAAANKIALGAVDSAVAGGADTTSDAPLGVNDRLRRILLDARRAKSAGARLRALAAVRPSHLVPDIPRNAEPRTGLSMGEHAAVTARKWGVPREDQDLLAATSHQRLAAAYERGFLDDLVVPYLGLDRDQNLRPGSTVEKFATLKPVFGAGHPDATMTAGNSTPLTDGAATVLLASEEWARARGLEPLAYLSLYETAAVDYVHGEDGLLMAPAYAVPRVLERAGLTMGDFDLVEVHEAFASQVLATLASWEEQGLAPVDRDRLNVAGSSLATGHPFAATGARIVATLAKLLAERDAPGRGLISVCAAGGQGVTAILERP; from the coding sequence TTGGTCGAGTTGATTCCCCTCGCGCTTCCCCAGCCGCGCAGGGTCGCGGTCGTCGGCGGTACCCGCATCCCGTTCGCCCGCTCCGACGGCCCCTACGCGCACGCGTCCAACCAGCAGATGCTGACTGCCGCACTGGACGGACTCGTCGACCGGTTCGGCCTCCGGGGGCAGCGGGTCGGCGAGTTCGTCGCCGGCGCGGTGCTCAAGCACAGCCGTGACTTCAACCTGGCCCGCGAGACCGTCCTGGGCAGCGCGCTGGACCCCCGCACACCGGCGTACGACATCCAACAGGCGTGCGGCACCGGGCTGCAGGCCGTCATCGCCGCCGCCAACAAGATCGCTCTCGGTGCGGTCGACTCGGCGGTCGCCGGAGGTGCGGACACCACCAGCGACGCGCCGCTCGGGGTCAACGACCGGCTGCGCCGCATCCTGCTGGACGCCCGGCGTGCGAAGTCCGCGGGCGCCCGGCTCAGGGCCCTGGCCGCCGTACGCCCGAGTCATCTCGTCCCGGACATCCCGCGCAACGCCGAGCCGCGTACCGGCCTTTCGATGGGTGAGCACGCGGCCGTCACCGCCCGGAAGTGGGGTGTGCCCCGCGAGGACCAGGACCTGCTGGCGGCCACCAGCCACCAGCGGCTCGCCGCCGCGTACGAGCGCGGCTTCCTGGACGACCTCGTCGTGCCCTACCTGGGCCTGGACCGTGACCAGAACCTGCGCCCGGGGTCCACGGTGGAGAAATTCGCCACTCTGAAACCGGTGTTCGGCGCCGGTCACCCCGACGCGACGATGACCGCGGGCAATTCCACTCCGCTCACCGACGGCGCCGCCACCGTGCTCCTGGCCAGCGAGGAGTGGGCCAGGGCGCGCGGCCTGGAACCACTGGCCTACCTGTCGCTGTACGAGACGGCGGCCGTGGACTACGTGCACGGCGAGGACGGGCTCCTGATGGCACCCGCCTATGCCGTACCGCGCGTGCTGGAGCGGGCCGGGCTGACGATGGGCGACTTCGACCTCGTCGAGGTCCACGAGGCGTTCGCCTCCCAGGTCCTCGCGACCCTCGCCTCATGGGAGGAGCAAGGGCTGGCGCCCGTCGACCGGGACCGGTTGAACGTGGCCGGGTCGTCCCTCGCCACCGGGCACCCCTTCGCCGCGACCGGTGCCCGGATCGTGGCGACCCTCGCCAAGCTCCTCGCGGAGCGCGACGCGCCCGGCAGGGGGCTGATCTCGGTCTGCGCCGCCGGAGGTCAGGGGGTCACCGCCATCCTGGAGCGCCCCTGA
- a CDS encoding MaoC/PaaZ C-terminal domain-containing protein → MSSLGLSLVRGAVTSPFKRAGRPGAALPARREVLAPSRIAPGPLAAYSRVCGFAESGVLPLTYPHVLGFPSAMRVMTGRGFPLPVLGLVHTWIEITGHRVLQPHDTLELTVYAAALTPHRRGTEVTMVTEARLDGALVWESRSGYLSRHATGRPGAPEQPSPSGGTSPAPRGPAAGAGLPAVAEWHLPTGLGRRYGAASGDRNPIHLHPVTARLFGFPRHIAHGMWTVARCLAQESGGGVGDPGRIRSVRADFRAPVLLPATVTYAAAGRDFEVCDGSRVHLTGHVTRAD, encoded by the coding sequence ATGAGCAGCCTCGGCCTCTCCCTGGTGCGCGGAGCCGTCACCTCGCCGTTCAAGCGGGCCGGGCGGCCCGGCGCCGCACTGCCCGCCCGACGCGAGGTGCTCGCGCCGTCCCGTATCGCCCCCGGGCCTCTCGCCGCGTACAGCAGGGTCTGCGGCTTCGCCGAGTCGGGCGTACTGCCGCTCACCTATCCTCACGTCCTCGGCTTCCCGTCGGCGATGCGGGTCATGACCGGCCGCGGCTTCCCGCTCCCGGTACTCGGCCTGGTGCACACCTGGATCGAGATCACCGGGCACCGGGTGCTCCAGCCGCACGACACCCTCGAACTCACCGTGTACGCGGCCGCCCTGACGCCTCATCGGCGGGGCACCGAGGTCACCATGGTGACGGAGGCCCGACTCGACGGCGCCCTCGTCTGGGAATCCCGCAGCGGGTACCTGTCCCGGCACGCGACCGGGAGGCCGGGCGCTCCCGAGCAGCCGTCGCCCTCCGGCGGCACCTCCCCGGCTCCTCGCGGACCCGCGGCCGGCGCCGGACTGCCCGCCGTGGCCGAGTGGCATCTGCCCACCGGCCTGGGACGGCGGTACGGCGCCGCGTCCGGCGACCGGAACCCCATCCACCTCCACCCGGTGACGGCACGGCTGTTCGGCTTCCCCCGGCACATCGCGCACGGCATGTGGACCGTCGCCCGCTGCCTGGCCCAGGAGAGCGGAGGCGGGGTCGGGGATCCCGGCCGCATACGCTCCGTCCGGGCCGACTTCAGGGCCCCCGTGCTGCTGCCCGCCACCGTCACCTACGCCGCGGCCGGGCGGGACTTCGAGGTGTGCGACGGCAGCCGCGTCCACCTCACCGGGCACGTGACCAGGGCGGACTGA
- a CDS encoding LLM class F420-dependent oxidoreductase, whose translation MRIATTIFLTDETITPVRLARELEQRGFAGLYLPEHTHIPVSRDTPYPAGGELPAEYGRTLDPFVALGQAAAVTERLALGTGITLVAQHDPIDLAKQAATLDHLSGGRFTLGVGFGWNVEEAADHGVEWSTRRALGSDRLALMRALWSDEPTAYDGEFGSVRASHAYPKPVQRRRGPVNGPRTLIGGAAGPRLFAQIARDADGWLPIGGRGLAESIPALRTAWEDAGRDPKHLQVVPYAVVPTPGKLAYYADLGVEEVVLQLPPAGEAEVLRALDAYAAHL comes from the coding sequence ATGCGGATCGCCACAACAATCTTCCTCACCGACGAGACGATCACGCCGGTCCGGCTCGCGCGTGAGCTGGAGCAGCGGGGATTCGCCGGGCTGTACCTGCCCGAACACACCCACATCCCGGTGAGCCGGGACACGCCCTATCCCGCCGGTGGCGAGCTGCCGGCCGAATACGGGCGCACCCTCGACCCCTTCGTCGCGCTGGGACAGGCGGCGGCCGTCACCGAGCGGCTGGCCCTCGGTACCGGCATCACGCTGGTCGCGCAGCACGACCCCATCGACCTGGCGAAGCAGGCCGCCACGCTCGACCACCTCTCGGGTGGCCGCTTCACGCTCGGCGTCGGCTTCGGCTGGAACGTGGAGGAGGCGGCGGACCACGGCGTGGAGTGGTCGACGCGGCGCGCGCTCGGCAGTGACCGGCTGGCCCTGATGCGAGCCCTGTGGTCCGATGAACCCACGGCGTACGACGGGGAGTTCGGGTCCGTCCGGGCGAGTCACGCCTACCCGAAGCCGGTGCAGCGGCGGCGCGGGCCCGTGAACGGCCCCCGCACCCTGATCGGCGGGGCGGCGGGACCCAGGCTCTTCGCGCAGATCGCCCGGGACGCGGACGGCTGGCTGCCGATCGGCGGGCGCGGTCTGGCCGAGTCGATTCCCGCGCTGCGCACGGCGTGGGAGGACGCGGGCCGTGACCCGAAGCACCTCCAGGTGGTGCCGTACGCCGTCGTGCCGACCCCCGGCAAGCTGGCGTACTACGCGGACCTCGGCGTCGAGGAGGTCGTCCTGCAGCTGCCTCCGGCGGGTGAGGCCGAGGTCCTGCGGGCGCTGGACGCCTATGCGGCGCACCTGTAG
- a CDS encoding AMP-dependent synthetase/ligase has product MSTPAPTTATPAEPVLVEPTKVRAADGTVREVSVPLFAPTVRSGSLAEIPFDNAREAPAEPVLSRKQGDGSWQDVTAGEFAAEVRAVAKGLIAEGLQSGDRVAIMARTTYEWTLLDFASWAAGLVTVPVYPTSSAFQTRWILQDSGAVACAVETKEQGRLVSQERQQLGDLTHLWQFDTGAIGRLKALGKDVPDAVVTARRAALDPQSPATLIYTSGTTGRPKGCVLTHANFFAEVDNAIELLHPVFRSVSKYPASTLLFLPLSHVFGRMVAIGCLRARVRLGHAPSLSTEDLLADLAGFKPSFLLAIPYVLEKVFNTGRATAERMGRASSFDRAARIARRYGEAVEAAEHGTGPGPGLGLRAARALYDPLVYRRIRAALGGHVRYAICGGSPLGRRLAAFYAGAGIQIFEGYGLTETTAAATVTPPLRPRLGTVGWPLPGTAVRIADDGEVLLRGGQVFGGYWDTERGRAVPYTEDTWFPTGDLGALDEDGYLTITGRKKDIIITSGGKNVTPAPLEDWLRAHPLVGQCMVVGDNRPFVSALITLEPDGLAHWRRMRKKEGIPLRELVQDEELRTALQRAVDEANRLVSRPESIRKFTVLPGEFTEESGHLTPSLKLKRDAIARDFDAEIEELYRRT; this is encoded by the coding sequence GTGTCCACGCCCGCCCCCACAACCGCCACGCCCGCCGAGCCCGTCCTGGTCGAGCCGACCAAGGTCAGGGCGGCCGACGGCACCGTACGCGAAGTGTCCGTGCCGCTGTTCGCGCCGACGGTGCGGAGCGGCTCGCTCGCCGAGATCCCCTTCGACAACGCACGCGAGGCCCCGGCGGAGCCCGTCCTCAGCCGCAAGCAGGGGGACGGCAGCTGGCAGGACGTGACCGCCGGGGAGTTCGCGGCGGAGGTCCGGGCCGTCGCGAAGGGCCTGATCGCCGAGGGCCTCCAGAGCGGTGACCGGGTCGCGATCATGGCCCGTACGACCTACGAGTGGACGCTGCTCGACTTCGCGTCCTGGGCGGCCGGGCTGGTCACCGTGCCCGTCTACCCCACCTCGTCCGCCTTCCAGACGCGCTGGATCCTCCAGGACTCCGGAGCCGTCGCCTGCGCCGTCGAGACGAAGGAACAGGGGCGGCTGGTCAGCCAGGAGCGCCAGCAGCTGGGCGACCTCACCCACCTGTGGCAGTTCGACACGGGGGCCATCGGCCGGCTGAAGGCGCTCGGCAAGGACGTCCCCGACGCGGTCGTCACCGCCCGGCGCGCCGCCCTGGACCCGCAGAGCCCCGCCACACTGATCTACACGTCCGGCACGACGGGAAGGCCCAAGGGCTGCGTCCTGACCCACGCGAACTTCTTCGCCGAGGTCGACAACGCCATCGAGCTGCTCCACCCGGTCTTCAGGTCGGTCTCGAAGTACCCCGCCTCGACCCTGCTGTTCCTGCCCCTGTCCCATGTCTTCGGGCGGATGGTGGCGATCGGCTGTCTGCGCGCGCGGGTCCGGCTCGGGCACGCGCCCTCCCTCTCGACCGAGGACCTGCTCGCCGACCTCGCCGGATTCAAGCCGTCGTTCCTGCTGGCCATCCCCTACGTCCTGGAGAAGGTCTTCAACACCGGCCGCGCGACGGCGGAGAGGATGGGCCGTGCCTCGTCCTTCGACCGCGCCGCCCGCATCGCGCGGCGCTACGGAGAGGCCGTCGAGGCCGCCGAACACGGCACGGGCCCCGGCCCCGGCCTCGGGCTGCGCGCCGCCCGCGCCCTCTACGATCCGCTGGTCTACCGCCGCATCCGCGCGGCCCTGGGCGGTCACGTCCGGTACGCGATCTGCGGCGGCTCCCCGCTGGGGCGCCGGCTCGCGGCGTTCTACGCGGGGGCCGGCATCCAGATCTTCGAGGGCTACGGCCTGACCGAGACGACGGCGGCGGCCACGGTCACCCCGCCGCTCAGGCCTCGTCTCGGCACGGTGGGCTGGCCCCTGCCGGGCACCGCCGTGCGGATCGCGGACGACGGCGAGGTCCTGCTCAGGGGCGGCCAGGTCTTCGGGGGCTACTGGGACACCGAGCGTGGCAGGGCCGTCCCGTACACGGAGGACACGTGGTTCCCGACCGGTGACCTCGGTGCCCTGGACGAGGACGGCTACCTCACGATCACCGGCCGCAAGAAGGACATCATCATCACGTCGGGCGGCAAGAACGTCACCCCCGCCCCGCTGGAGGACTGGCTGCGCGCCCATCCGCTGGTCGGCCAGTGCATGGTGGTCGGCGACAACCGCCCGTTCGTCAGCGCCCTGATCACCCTGGAGCCGGACGGTCTCGCCCACTGGCGCCGGATGCGGAAGAAGGAGGGGATCCCCCTGCGTGAGCTGGTCCAGGACGAGGAGCTGCGCACGGCACTGCAGCGGGCGGTCGACGAGGCCAACCGGCTGGTCTCGCGGCCGGAGTCGATCCGTAAGTTCACCGTCCTGCCCGGGGAGTTCACCGAGGAGAGCGGTCATCTCACACCCTCGCTGAAGCTGAAGAGGGACGCGATCGCACGGGACTTCGACGCGGAGATCGAAGAGCTCTACCGCCGTACGTGA
- a CDS encoding TetR/AcrR family transcriptional regulator: MPRAVREQQMMDAAVQTFGQRGYRAASMDEIAELAGVSKPLVYLYLNSKEELFTACIRRESKALVEAVTAAVEPGLPADRQLWAGLRAFFTHTAENPDGWAVLHQQASSHGEPFVSEVGALRKEIVAFVTGLIGAAAREAHHDPALPDRDVAGLAQALVGAAEALAGWANVTPGVSAKEAASTLMNFSWAGLENLMHGRGWQSRTD, encoded by the coding sequence ATGCCGCGCGCGGTGCGTGAGCAGCAGATGATGGACGCGGCCGTGCAGACCTTCGGGCAGCGTGGATACCGCGCCGCCTCGATGGACGAGATCGCCGAACTGGCCGGGGTCTCCAAGCCGTTGGTCTACCTTTACCTCAATTCCAAGGAGGAGCTCTTCACCGCGTGCATCCGGCGCGAGTCGAAGGCGCTGGTGGAGGCCGTGACGGCGGCGGTCGAGCCGGGTCTTCCGGCGGACCGGCAGCTGTGGGCGGGGCTGAGGGCGTTCTTCACGCACACCGCGGAGAACCCCGACGGCTGGGCGGTGCTGCACCAGCAGGCGAGCTCGCACGGGGAGCCGTTCGTCAGCGAGGTCGGGGCGCTGCGCAAGGAGATCGTTGCGTTCGTGACGGGTCTGATCGGGGCGGCGGCGCGCGAGGCCCACCATGATCCGGCCCTGCCCGACCGGGACGTGGCGGGGCTCGCGCAGGCACTGGTGGGTGCCGCCGAAGCGCTCGCGGGGTGGGCCAACGTCACGCCCGGGGTCTCGGCCAAGGAGGCCGCGTCGACCCTGATGAACTTCTCGTGGGCCGGCCTGGAGAACCTCATGCACGGGCGCGGCTGGCAGTCCAGGACCGACTGA
- a CDS encoding 3-oxoacyl-ACP reductase, whose product MADRYLHFTGTATGRFLTRRTGLPAPAALRRWSVETPALEGPLLHLTAGESAWPGQLVPVLATTGLKVTESAERPAGIVLDATGVTTAAGLADVHAALHPVVRSLAGNGRVVVLGSTPSPDDHHQAAAQQALEGFVRSLGKEIGRGSTAQLVRLAPGATAASAGSTLRFLLSPRSAYISGQVVQLTADAPGEDADRAAPLSGRTALVTGAARGIGAAVASALARDGAKVICLDVPQAREELVRTADRLGATALPLDITAPDAAERIATAAPGGLDVLVHNAGITRDRRLANMAADRWASVIDVNLDSVLRTTDALLKSGTVNRGGRIVATASIAGIAGNNGQTNYAAGKAGIIGMVRSLAPRAAVEHGVTVNAVAPGFIETKMTAAVPLFIREAGRRMNSLSQGGLPVDVAETVAWFAQPGSGAVNGQVVRVCGQSLLGA is encoded by the coding sequence ATGGCCGACCGCTATCTGCACTTCACCGGTACAGCAACCGGCCGCTTCCTGACCCGCAGGACCGGGCTGCCCGCGCCGGCGGCGCTGCGCCGCTGGTCCGTCGAAACCCCTGCCCTGGAAGGGCCGTTGCTGCACCTCACCGCCGGCGAATCCGCCTGGCCGGGGCAGCTCGTCCCGGTGCTGGCCACGACCGGGCTGAAGGTCACCGAAAGCGCCGAACGGCCGGCCGGCATCGTCCTGGACGCGACCGGGGTCACCACGGCCGCCGGGCTGGCCGACGTGCACGCGGCTCTCCACCCCGTCGTACGGTCGCTCGCCGGAAACGGCCGTGTCGTCGTGCTCGGTTCCACGCCCTCCCCCGACGACCACCACCAGGCTGCCGCCCAGCAGGCGCTCGAAGGGTTCGTGCGCTCGCTCGGCAAGGAGATCGGCAGGGGCTCCACCGCACAGCTGGTCAGGCTCGCCCCGGGAGCCACCGCCGCGTCGGCCGGGTCCACGCTGCGCTTCCTGCTGTCCCCCCGCTCCGCGTACATCAGCGGCCAGGTCGTCCAGCTCACCGCCGACGCCCCCGGCGAGGACGCCGACCGGGCGGCACCCCTGTCGGGCCGCACCGCCCTGGTCACCGGTGCCGCCCGCGGCATCGGGGCGGCCGTCGCGTCCGCTCTCGCCAGGGACGGCGCGAAGGTGATCTGCCTGGACGTGCCCCAGGCGCGGGAGGAGCTGGTCCGCACCGCCGACCGGCTCGGGGCGACCGCCCTGCCGCTGGACATCACCGCACCCGACGCCGCCGAACGGATCGCCACGGCCGCTCCCGGCGGCCTGGACGTCCTCGTCCACAACGCGGGCATCACGCGCGACCGACGGCTCGCCAACATGGCGGCCGACCGCTGGGCCTCCGTCATCGACGTGAACCTGGACAGCGTTTTGCGCACCACGGACGCCCTGCTGAAGTCGGGCACCGTGAACCGCGGCGGCCGGATCGTCGCCACCGCCTCCATCGCCGGGATCGCCGGGAACAACGGCCAGACGAACTACGCGGCCGGCAAGGCGGGGATCATCGGCATGGTCCGGTCCCTGGCCCCGCGCGCGGCCGTCGAGCACGGCGTCACCGTCAACGCCGTCGCGCCCGGGTTCATCGAGACGAAGATGACGGCCGCGGTGCCGCTCTTCATCCGGGAGGCGGGACGCAGGATGAACTCCCTCTCACAGGGCGGCCTTCCGGTCGACGTCGCGGAGACGGTCGCGTGGTTCGCCCAGCCCGGGTCAGGCGCCGTCAACGGTCAGGTCGTACGCGTCTGCGGCCAGAGCCTGCTGGGGGCCTGA
- a CDS encoding APC family permease, with amino-acid sequence MTQLDARPQAGDTVRRTAPADGGVREKGLGGDSVGLMGSAVLGISTVAPVYCLTSTLGSTAGEVGVHMPAVFLAGFLPMLLVAFAYRELNKAVPDCGTSFTWTVKAFGPRLGWMCGWGLVIATIIVLSNLAGVATSYFWLLAGQISGSDPVAALDDSKPVHILTCLLLIAVATAISYRGMTATKGIQYTLVALQLVVLALFVVMAVRKAGSGDFAATSPDFSWSWLNPFAVQSFAAFTAGLSLSIFMFWGWDTCLTTNEETIGSDRTPGRAALVAMVVLVGSYLATGIAAQMVVGAGDTGLGLANPGTSDNVFAALAGPVMGPGLGILLFLAVLASAAASLQTTFIPVARTVLAMASYEALPAPYAKVHPRFRTPGRATVVAGIATGVFYTVMTLVSEHVLIDTIYALGLMICFYYALTAFACAWYFRAELTRSARDLVFKGLFPVVGGVLLTAVFGKTLYDMWDPAYGSGSSVLGVGSVFVIGVGLLLLGLVLMEAMRRRAPAFFRGEVLTKETPALVVSD; translated from the coding sequence ATGACTCAGCTGGACGCGCGGCCACAGGCCGGAGACACGGTACGGAGAACCGCCCCTGCCGACGGCGGTGTACGCGAGAAGGGCCTCGGCGGGGACTCCGTCGGGCTGATGGGCAGCGCCGTCCTCGGCATCTCCACCGTCGCCCCGGTGTACTGCCTCACCTCCACGCTCGGCTCCACCGCCGGCGAGGTCGGCGTGCACATGCCCGCCGTGTTCCTGGCCGGGTTCCTCCCGATGCTGCTGGTGGCCTTCGCGTACCGCGAGCTGAACAAGGCCGTGCCGGACTGCGGCACCTCGTTCACCTGGACGGTCAAGGCGTTCGGGCCGCGCCTGGGGTGGATGTGCGGATGGGGCCTGGTCATCGCGACGATCATCGTCCTGTCGAACCTCGCGGGCGTCGCGACCTCGTACTTCTGGCTGCTGGCCGGTCAGATCTCCGGCAGCGACCCGGTCGCCGCCCTCGACGACAGCAAGCCGGTGCACATCCTGACCTGCCTGCTCCTGATCGCCGTGGCGACGGCGATCAGCTACCGGGGCATGACGGCGACCAAGGGCATCCAGTACACCCTCGTCGCCCTGCAACTCGTCGTCCTCGCGCTGTTCGTCGTCATGGCCGTGCGGAAGGCGGGCAGCGGCGACTTCGCCGCCACGTCGCCGGACTTCTCCTGGTCCTGGCTGAACCCGTTCGCCGTCCAGTCGTTCGCCGCCTTCACGGCGGGGCTGTCCCTCTCGATCTTCATGTTCTGGGGCTGGGACACCTGTCTCACGACGAACGAGGAGACCATCGGCAGCGACAGGACACCCGGCCGCGCCGCCCTCGTCGCGATGGTCGTCCTGGTCGGGTCCTACCTGGCCACCGGCATCGCCGCGCAGATGGTGGTGGGGGCCGGGGACACCGGGCTCGGCCTGGCGAACCCCGGAACGTCCGACAACGTGTTCGCCGCCCTCGCGGGCCCCGTCATGGGCCCCGGCCTCGGCATCCTGCTCTTCCTGGCGGTGCTCGCCTCGGCCGCCGCGAGCCTGCAGACGACGTTCATCCCGGTGGCGCGCACGGTCCTGGCGATGGCGTCGTACGAGGCGCTCCCCGCCCCGTACGCGAAGGTCCACCCGCGCTTCAGGACCCCGGGGCGGGCCACCGTGGTCGCCGGCATCGCGACCGGTGTGTTCTACACGGTGATGACCCTGGTCAGCGAGCACGTCCTGATCGACACCATCTACGCGCTCGGCCTGATGATCTGCTTCTACTACGCCCTGACGGCGTTCGCCTGCGCCTGGTACTTCCGCGCCGAACTCACCCGGTCCGCACGTGATCTCGTCTTCAAGGGGCTGTTCCCCGTCGTCGGCGGCGTCCTCCTCACGGCCGTCTTCGGCAAGACCCTGTACGACATGTGGGACCCGGCCTACGGCTCGGGTTCCTCGGTCCTCGGCGTCGGCTCCGTCTTCGTCATCGGCGTCGGGCTGCTGCTCCTCGGCCTGGTGCTGATGGAGGCGATGCGGCGCCGCGCGCCCGCCTTCTTCCGCGGCGAGGTGCTGACGAAGGAGACCCCCGCGCTCGTGGTGAGCGACTGA